The DNA window TTTGTACTCCACAATCCTTATGGGGGTTTGTTCGATTGGTATTCGGTTTTGGGGGTTCAAAACAAACAAGGCGAAATAAGAGTTGATGATGCTCAGGAAATTCTAAAATCACTTTCTTTAAAATCCTACGAAGGCGGCTATAAAATCATGATCGTTTGGATGGCAGATAAAATGAACATTGCAGCCTCCAATAAGCTGTTGAAATTACTTGAGGAACCACCCGAAAAAACAGTTTTCATTTTAATCACCGAAAATGAGGAAGATATTATTCAAACCATACGTTCGCGTTGTCAGGTGTTGCAATTCAATGGCTTGAGCGAAAAAGTCATCGCCGATGCCTTGGTTTCTCGAGAAAATATCGAGACCAAATTGGCTACAAAAATAGCGCATCAAGCGCAAGGAAATTACAACAAGGCTTTGCATTTGCTCAAAGATGATAGCGAAGAATTCCCTTTCGAACAATGGTTTGTCGTTTGGGTTCGTGCGGCGTTCAAGGCCAAAGGAAATCCCGCTGTTATTGCTGATTTAATTCAATGGAGTGAACAAATTGCCGCTTTGGGAAGAGAAACCCAAAAGAAATTTCTTCACTATTGTATTGATATTTTCCGTCAGGCCTTGCTGCTTAATTATGAAACGCCAAGTTTGGTTTATATGGAGCCTACGGTCCCAAATTTTACAATAGCCAAATTTGCTCCATTTGTCAACGGTAATAATATCAACGACATATTTAACGAATTATCCGATGCGATGTATCACATTGAACGCAACGGTAATGCCAAAATAATCCTGACCGATTTATCCATCAAACTCAC is part of the Flavobacterium nackdongense genome and encodes:
- a CDS encoding DNA polymerase III subunit, coding for MQFSEILGQEHIKNHLTRSANLGRIPHAQLFVGPEGCGTLPLAIAYAQYILCQNQDGENSGSNESCNLKFQKIAHPDLHFVYPTVSTEDVKTKPKSLDFIGDWRQFVLHNPYGGLFDWYSVLGVQNKQGEIRVDDAQEILKSLSLKSYEGGYKIMIVWMADKMNIAASNKLLKLLEEPPEKTVFILITENEEDIIQTIRSRCQVLQFNGLSEKVIADALVSRENIETKLATKIAHQAQGNYNKALHLLKDDSEEFPFEQWFVVWVRAAFKAKGNPAVIADLIQWSEQIAALGRETQKKFLHYCIDIFRQALLLNYETPSLVYMEPTVPNFTIAKFAPFVNGNNINDIFNELSDAMYHIERNGNAKIILTDLSIKLTRLIHKK